The Myxocyprinus asiaticus isolate MX2 ecotype Aquarium Trade chromosome 39, UBuf_Myxa_2, whole genome shotgun sequence genome window below encodes:
- the LOC127429743 gene encoding hepatocyte cell adhesion molecule-like, whose product MKAKREASSKETAVPSLYLLLCLFIFSLADVVGVNISSPSPLVRGTLGGSALLSVTYTSSSSDQPVIKWQLKRDKPVTVVQSIGTDIIGNLRPEYRGRILLFENGSLLLHQLHLSDEGAYEVEISITDDTFTGERYVNLTVDVPVSRPSVHMMALSVLELTEHFILNCSHDSGTKPTYSWMKGGKSLTNDSRLLLSHNQKVLTISRVVMSDDDIYSCRVENPISSMKSLPVKLTVYRRSSLYIILSTGGIFLLITLVTVCACWKPSKKKREQLARQSGQNVENQSNGNHEVDIVPSRSYHNRRNPGGLYVLKETDFPEGADESSCNFINPTDPLSPPCYPSIAPPSAHSSDAYMNSGRRYPRTPVLFPPSTPHPTFTPPLSCPPHLGSLTRNPHPPRVSPSPPHARRTSC is encoded by the exons ATGAAGGCAAAGAGGGAGGCATCATCTAAAGAGACAGCCGTTCCTTCACTGTATCTTCTGCTATGCCTTTTCATCTTTTCCTTGGCAG aTGTAGTTGGAGTAAACATCAGCAGTCCATCTCCTCTAGTTCGAGGTACACTAGGAGGCTCTGCCCTTCTCTCTGTGACCTATACCAGCTCCAGCTCCGACCAGCCTGTCATTAAGTGGCAGCTGAAGAGGGACAAGCCCGTCACTGTGGTTCAGTCGATCGGCACAGATATAATTGGAAACCTGAGGCCAGAGTACCGTGGCCGAATCCTCCTGTTTGAAAATGGATCCCTGCTCCTGCATCAGCTACACCTCTCTGATGAGGGGGCCTACGAGGTGGAGATCTCCATCACTGATGATACCTTCACTGGTGAGCGATATGTGAACCTCACCGTGGATG TTCCAGTGTCCAGGCCTTCTGTGCACATGATGGCTTTATCTGTGTTGGAGTTGACTGAACACTTTATACTCAACTGCTCTCACGACAGTGGCACCAAACCCACCTATAGTTGGATGAAAGGCGGGAAATCTTTGACCAATGACTCACGTCTGCTCCTTTCACATAACCAAAAGGTGCTGACCATCTCCCGTGTTGTGATGTCAGATGATGACATCTACAGCTGCAGGGTGGAGAACCCCATCAGCAGTATGAAGAGCCTGCCTGTCAAACTCACTGTCTACA GACGGAGTTCTCTCTATATTATCCTCTCCACGGGAGGCATTTTCTTACTCATCACCTTGGTGACAGTGTGTGCCTGTTGGAAACCCTCCAAAAA AAAAAGGGAACAGCTTGCCAGACAGAGCGGACAAAATGTAGAAAACCAAAGCAATGGCAATCACGAGG TTGATATCGTGCCTTCAAGAAGTTATCATAATCGTCGGAACCCAGGGGGACTATATGTTCTCAAAGAAACA GATTTCCCTGAGGGAGCAGATGAATCTTCCTGTAATTTTATCAACCCAACTGATCCCCTCAGCCCACCTTGTTATCCCAGTATTGCACCCCCTTCTGCACACTCTTCAGATGCTTATATGAACTCCGGAAGAAGATACCCCCGCACTCCTGTCCTTTTTCCTCCATCAACCCCTCATCCAACTTTCACTCCACCCCTCTCTTGTCCCCCACACCTGGGCAGCTTAACACGCAATCCACACCCTCCAAGAGTAAGCCCCTCCCCTCCACATGCAAGAAGAACTTCCTGCTGA